The bacterium genome contains the following window.
CGGGAATGTTTGGAAATGATTTGTGCTGAAGATTCTTGATATTTTCGTTTTAAATTCAACCATTTTAGGGAATGATTTTTCTGTATTTACCGAAAATTGCTCTGTAACACACTCTTACTTATAGGCTTACGCTTAAGCCCCAATTTTTGGCGAATCTGCTTAGTCCCCTTTGAGACCCCGATATTGTACGCAAGTATTGTAAGCAATATTTTGAGGGGTGTGGAGAACTTTAAATGGGTGAGAATCTAACCAAAAACGCAAGAAAACCGCTATGCTTCATGGCTGAAATGCCAAGCGCGAAATATTGCACGATCCTTACCTTTGGCTTTTCTTCCCAGGGGTGGGTCACAATGCACCTATTCATTTCCAATTTTTTGACATTTTTCTTGATAAATATTTTATTTGTAGTATATTTATAGTAGTAGTAGAAAAAATCATAGAAGGAGGAATTTAACATGATGAGTGTAAAAGTTTTGCCAAAGTATCAAATAACGATCCCTAAGGTAATTCGGGAAAAGATGCATTTGCATTTAGGGGATGCGCTTGTGATCGAAGAAGAAGACAAGGAGACAATGATTATCAAGAAAGGGAAAACCATTTATGATTATATTGGATCTCTGCCTAATCTGGGAATAAGCATTGAAAAGATACGAGAGAAGGCAATAAAGGAGGCAATGAAAGATGAATAAGGCTTTTATTGACACAAGCGTAATCTTACGATTATTGGTTAAGGACGACGAATGTAAAATAAAATCCTCCCTTGAGCTTATTAAAAATGCAGATGAACGAGCAGGGGCTCTTTATATTTTGCCGGTGGCGGTACTTGAAATTGTGTGGGTACTAGAAAAGGTATACAAGTATACCAGAAAAAATATAAGGGAATTAGTAGAAGCTATTCTTAATACCCCGGGGATAAAAACCGAAAATGAGCAGGTATTTAGAGATGCCCTTTTAACTTATGAAACAAAAAATATAAAATTTGCTGATGCAGTAATGGGATACTGGGGATTGGAGAAAGGATTTACTACTGTCTATACTTATGACAAAAAAGATTTTAAGAGGATCGAAGGGCTCAAGGTAAAGAGTCCTTAAATTTTCAGACTTTTGCAATTACCTTAGGGGTAGATGGGGATAAATATAAATTATTATTCACCAGCTGAAAAAGACCGACAGCCGTTAAAAAATTGAGGTAAAAAATTGAAGAAGGATATATCCGCTGATATAAAATTGATTGCCGAATCAGTTGAGCTTATGCTGAAAAGTTTGAAAGAACAGCTGAAGAAGCTGGAACGGGCCAGAAACGAACCGTATTATCTGCCTGAAGACAAAATCGCCCGCCTCAGAGTGTCCTACGAAGATTGGACAGCCTGCCTTGACGACTACAGGAACAGTCTAAACTGCGCGGACAGCGTCACCATGCAGAGCGGCAGAATAAAAAACCTCCGCAGGAAGATCCGCCAGCTGGGATCACTCATCAGGAAAACAGGTGATTTGATAACCATCATCGAAAAGAAATCCTCAAAGAGAAAAGAGGTTGATCACAGCCAATTCATCAAACCCGAACGCAGGAAAGAACTGGAAAAGGGAATAAGGGATAACCCTTTTCAGCTGCCTCCCGGAGTGACCATGAAAAAGGAAATCATGACAGACGGCAATCAGGCCTGGGAATTCAGACACAGGGACATGGGACGCCTGGGCAGTATCTCGCTTAAGGCAATGGGCGGGCAGACTCTGATCATTCACGAGGTGGCGGGTGACCAGGATGATCCGCTGACTGCGAAGCGGAAAGAAATCTTCGAGCCAATAGCCAGGAAACTGTCAGCCCGGATGGAGAAAATTCTGGGCAAGGGCAAAGGTACCCCTCCAAAGCATATCGAGACTGCGAACGAACCGCCCATGCCTGTGGCCACCAGGATCGTCCAGTGCGAAACATGCGGCGAACCGGCAGCGCTAATGGTGTTCGCCGACCATGCCAAAACCCCGGATGAAATGGAAGATTACGCCAGAATGGTGTACAGGTATGTAGCCGACAGGAATCTTCCTGCATGGATACTAGGCTGCGCTCTTACGGATCCGAATGAGGATCCTGACGCTCCGTCATACGCCATGAAAGTCTGGCCGGAAAAGGAGAGAATCCAGTTGGTGACACCTGACCAGATTCTTCCTGACATTGACGAAGCTGCGGAAAACCACTGCAAAAAGGACCGCCTGAAAAAAGATCCCAACAAGGAACGGCTAAATCTGGTTAAGAAAATAGATATCTTCGTCAGAAACATCGAGGCCACAGGCGGCGGGGAAGAAAAACTGCTGGAAAATCTTTATCATCACATGTACGACTTCCATAAACTGATGAAGCTGTGCAGTGAGAACGAACTTAACTTTTTTACCAAAACACATCCTGGATTCGGCAGGTATGCGCACATGATGAACAATGTGGCTGGTACGCTCAGATCGGGATTTATCAAAGAAAACGCGGACGGATCTTTTTCCTAAAGACGACCGCAGTATGATCAAATATAGAGGGAAAAAGCATAATAGGAGGCAGATAGCACCTGAATATTATATGCAGGTATTATACGCTATATTTTGGGGGAATATTTCATCGGGAAAACAGCGACAAATAAGATTGTATTGGTGGTAACAGCTTGCAACCACGGGGGTTACAGCAACCATGTAATATTGCACGTTCCTTACTTTGGGCTTTAATGTGTAAGCAGAAGGAGATTTGGACTGCCAGCTGCCGCAGTACTCTGACCCATTGTCCGTTTGTCTTATGGAATTAGCAGGCAATACGTTAAATTTACGTAACCAGTAGTTTATGTAGTTAGCGAATATGGTGGAATGGGTTAAGCTTCTTTCGTCGGCAAAGCCTAAAAATTGGATGCCACAGCTTACTTCTCTGTAAGTGTACTGAACTCTAGGCAGTTTAAGCTGAGTCATTTGGGTCCAGTATTCAGGGATATCGTTTAAATCTTTAGTATCTTCACAAGCGCGTTCAAACAAAGCATATTGTTTCTTAACTTCGCGAAGGTTGTTCTTGGTCTTATACTTCTTAATCCTTCTTCTTGAATGCACGTTAGCTTCCCGCCAAATCTTACGCATAGTTTTAGGAGACAAATTGATATCTTCCAACGCTTTTATTTGTTCAGCCCCCAGCCGTTTGTATTTCTTCTTTAATTTAATAGCCTGCTGTTTAATTTCAGGCGGTGTTTCCCTTGGAGAAGTATGAGGTCTTCTCGAACGGTCCGCCAGACCAAAATAACCCTCTTCAGTAAGACGTGTTATCCACTTACGCACAACACCAGAACTGGTATTATATGTCCTGGCAGCAGGCTTACAGCCATGCTTTAAGGCGTATTGGATCATCTGGTAACGGTGAGCCCTTTTGTCTTTACAATTTCTCATAATTTGATAGTATCGCACTGGGCACATAATGATATCCTCCTCTTTATTTGGGGAAAATTTAAGGAAGGTATCTTAATATACTATGTGCCCTTTTTTATTACCATTTTATCCATAGGATCGTTAATGTAGTCATCCCATTCTTTAACCCTTCGCCATTTCTGGGAGAGACTGTCCCGCGCAGGCCAAACAGTAACCGGCGCGTATTGCTCGTAATATGCAGTTTCATTAGTTTGGATAGCGATGGTCTCCTCATCTATCTGTTTCTTTCTTGGTTTCCGTTCTCTTGTAACCAGCCTATTGAACCATCTTCTGAAAAGTCCGGACTCTGTCCTTATCTCCTTAAACAGATTACAGTTAACTATCAATATTTTCCTGACCCCATCAGAGAATTCTCTGATGGGGTCTGCCTTGTCTCCTCCACCTAGGGGGTAAGGATGTATCTTACCATTTCCATTTCGCCTTACTTTCGTCCTTGACGATTTATCTACTTTATGATATCCTTTCTTTAAAGGAGGCAAAAATAATGATTACGATGACATCAAAACATCAAGTAACAATTCCAAAAAAGATAATGGATGTGCTTGGCCTAGGAAAAGGATCTATATTCGATGTAGCAATTTCAGAGAATAGAATTGAGCTTATTCCTCTTGAGGCAATAGAAAAAGTGTTTACAGAAGAAGAATATA
Protein-coding sequences here:
- a CDS encoding AbrB/MazE/SpoVT family DNA-binding domain-containing protein, yielding MMSVKVLPKYQITIPKVIREKMHLHLGDALVIEEEDKETMIIKKGKTIYDYIGSLPNLGISIEKIREKAIKEAMKDE
- a CDS encoding PIN domain-containing protein, which codes for MNKAFIDTSVILRLLVKDDECKIKSSLELIKNADERAGALYILPVAVLEIVWVLEKVYKYTRKNIRELVEAILNTPGIKTENEQVFRDALLTYETKNIKFADAVMGYWGLEKGFTTVYTYDKKDFKRIEGLKVKSP
- a CDS encoding helix-turn-helix domain-containing protein; the encoded protein is MCPVRYYQIMRNCKDKRAHRYQMIQYALKHGCKPAARTYNTSSGVVRKWITRLTEEGYFGLADRSRRPHTSPRETPPEIKQQAIKLKKKYKRLGAEQIKALEDINLSPKTMRKIWREANVHSRRRIKKYKTKNNLREVKKQYALFERACEDTKDLNDIPEYWTQMTQLKLPRVQYTYREVSCGIQFLGFADERSLTHSTIFANYINYWLRKFNVLPANSIRQTDNGSEYCGSWQSKSPSAYTLKPKVRNVQYYMVAVTPVVASCYHQYNLICRCFPDEIFPQNIAYNTCI
- a CDS encoding AbrB/MazE/SpoVT family DNA-binding domain-containing protein; the protein is MTSKHQVTIPKKIMDVLGLGKGSIFDVAISENRIELIPLEAIEKVFTEEEYKKLNMLSMKEKGKEKLVTKKFIDNLKKGSVN